In Tepidimonas taiwanensis, the following are encoded in one genomic region:
- the pheA gene encoding prephenate dehydratase has protein sequence MTDAPPPAPTDQTPPTPVASPRLLALRQQIDAIDRQLLALLNERARLAEAVGEVKRAEGSPFFRPDRVAQVIANIEAINTGPLRNQHVAAIWREIMSACLALEAPLRVAVLGPEGTFCEQAAIDYFGSAAELIYCPSFDEVFHATAAGTAQFGVVGVENSTEGVVARSLDLFLRSPVHIVGEISLLVRHNLLRQEPSLDGIEVVMAHPQALAQCQGWLATHLPHAERRAVASNAEGARLATTNPRWAAIASERAASQYALHIVAHAIQDEAYNRTRFAVICLPQTMAMPAASGRDCTSIVVSVPNRPGAVHDLLKPLKEHGVSMTRFESRPAKSGQWEYYFYIDIAGHPSQPHVAAALQELQGLCAFYKVLGAYPVSE, from the coding sequence ATGACCGACGCTCCGCCGCCCGCCCCCACCGACCAGACCCCGCCGACGCCCGTGGCCAGCCCGCGCCTGCTCGCACTGCGCCAGCAGATCGACGCCATCGACCGCCAGCTGCTCGCGCTGCTCAACGAGCGCGCCCGCCTCGCCGAGGCAGTAGGCGAGGTCAAACGCGCCGAGGGGTCGCCGTTCTTCCGTCCGGACCGCGTGGCGCAGGTCATCGCCAACATCGAGGCGATCAACACCGGACCGCTGCGCAACCAGCACGTCGCCGCCATCTGGCGCGAGATCATGTCCGCCTGTCTGGCGCTGGAGGCGCCGCTGCGCGTCGCCGTCCTCGGCCCCGAGGGCACCTTCTGCGAACAGGCGGCGATCGATTATTTCGGCAGCGCCGCGGAACTGATCTACTGCCCGAGCTTCGACGAGGTGTTTCACGCGACGGCGGCGGGCACCGCGCAGTTCGGCGTCGTCGGCGTGGAAAACTCCACCGAAGGCGTGGTGGCGCGCTCGCTGGACCTGTTCCTGCGCTCGCCGGTACACATCGTCGGCGAGATCAGCCTGCTGGTGCGGCACAACCTGCTGCGGCAGGAGCCGAGCCTGGACGGCATCGAGGTGGTGATGGCGCATCCGCAGGCGCTGGCGCAGTGTCAGGGGTGGCTCGCCACCCACCTGCCGCACGCAGAGCGCCGCGCGGTGGCGAGCAACGCCGAGGGCGCAAGGCTGGCGACGACGAACCCGCGCTGGGCGGCGATCGCCAGCGAACGCGCGGCGTCGCAGTACGCGCTGCACATCGTCGCCCACGCCATCCAGGACGAGGCGTACAACCGCACGCGCTTTGCCGTCATCTGCCTGCCGCAGACGATGGCCATGCCCGCAGCGAGTGGCCGCGACTGCACCAGCATCGTCGTGTCGGTGCCGAATCGCCCGGGCGCGGTGCACGACCTGCTCAAGCCCCTCAAGGAGCACGGGGTGTCGATGACGCGCTTCGAGTCGCGCCCGGCCAAGTCCGGCCAGTGGGAGTACTATTTCTATATCGACATCGCCGGCCACCCGTCGCAACCGCACGTCGCCGCGGCGCTGCAGGAGCTGCAGGGGCTGTGTGCGTTCTACAAGGTGCTGGGCGCCTACCCCGTTTCGGAGTGA
- the serC gene encoding 3-phosphoserine/phosphohydroxythreonine transaminase, giving the protein MARPYNFSAGPAAMPEAVLQQAAAEMLDWHGCGMGVMEMSHRGAAFGEILERAEHDLRTLLAIPDHFKVLFSQGGALAHNAIVPMNLAGRHPRRAIDVVVTGAWSQKSAQEAARYGDVHVAASGEPARFTAIPAPATWALRRDVAYVHLCSNETIHGVEFHTLPDLRALGCDAPLVIDFSSHVLSRPIDWSRVGLAFGGAQKNVGPAGLTLVIVREDLLGHALPICPSVFDYQRLAEAHSMANTPPTYAIYIAGLVFQWLLAQREGDRTGVAAMEARAIARAQRLYAAIDGSSLYVNEVEPAARSRMNIPFFLRGDDGKPLRDPSHPRNAAFLQGAQARGLLQLKGHKSVGGMRASLYNAMPMAGVEALVEYLRDFERGA; this is encoded by the coding sequence ATGGCGCGCCCGTACAACTTCTCCGCCGGCCCGGCGGCGATGCCCGAAGCGGTGCTGCAGCAGGCCGCGGCCGAGATGCTCGACTGGCACGGCTGTGGCATGGGCGTGATGGAAATGAGCCACCGCGGCGCGGCGTTCGGCGAGATCCTGGAGCGCGCCGAGCACGACCTGCGCACGCTGCTGGCCATTCCGGACCACTTCAAGGTGCTGTTCTCCCAAGGGGGGGCGCTCGCGCACAACGCGATCGTGCCGATGAACCTGGCGGGTCGGCACCCGCGGCGGGCGATCGACGTCGTCGTCACCGGCGCGTGGAGCCAGAAGTCGGCGCAGGAGGCCGCGCGCTACGGCGACGTGCACGTCGCGGCCAGCGGCGAGCCCGCCCGCTTCACCGCGATCCCCGCCCCGGCGACGTGGGCACTGCGGCGCGATGTGGCGTACGTGCACCTGTGCAGCAACGAAACGATCCACGGGGTGGAGTTCCACACGCTGCCGGATCTGCGCGCGCTGGGTTGTGACGCACCGCTCGTGATCGATTTTTCGTCGCACGTGCTGTCGCGGCCGATCGACTGGTCGCGCGTGGGCCTGGCGTTCGGCGGCGCACAGAAAAACGTCGGCCCGGCCGGGTTGACGCTGGTCATCGTGCGCGAGGACCTGCTCGGACACGCGCTGCCGATCTGCCCCAGCGTCTTCGACTACCAGCGCCTGGCCGAGGCGCACTCGATGGCCAACACGCCGCCCACCTACGCGATCTATATCGCGGGGCTGGTGTTCCAGTGGTTGCTCGCGCAGCGCGAGGGCGACCGCACGGGCGTGGCGGCGATGGAGGCGCGCGCGATCGCCCGCGCCCAGCGCCTTTACGCCGCGATCGACGGCTCGTCGCTCTACGTCAACGAGGTCGAGCCCGCGGCGCGCTCGCGCATGAACATCCCCTTCTTTTTGCGTGGCGACGACGGCAAGCCGCTGCGCGACCCCTCACACCCCCGTAACGCCGCGTTCCTCCAAGGGGCGCAGGCGCGCGGACTGCTGCAGCTCAAAGGCCACAAGTCGGTGGGCGGCATGCGTGCCAGCCTCTACAACGCGATGCCGATGGCGGGTGTGGAGGCCCTCGTCGAGTACCTGCGGGACTTCGAGCGCGGTGCCTGA
- the gyrA gene encoding DNA gyrase subunit A, which translates to MTSFAKETLPVSLEEEMRRSYLDYAMSVIVGRALPDARDGLKPVHRRVLYAMHELGNDWNRPYKKSARIVGDVIGKYHPHGDSAVYDTIVRMAQDFSLRHMLIDGQGNFGSVDGDNAAAMRYTEIRLAKIAHEMLADIDKETVDFGPNYDGSEREPLVLPTRLPNLLVNGSAGIAVGMATNIPPHNLNEVVDACLHLLAHPEATVDDLMAFIPAPDFPTAGIIYGIQGVREGYRTGRGRVVMRAKCHFEDIDRGQRQAIIVDEIPYQVNKKVLLERIAELVRDKRIEGISHIQDESDKSGMRVVIELKRGEVPEVVLNNLYKHTQLQDTFGINMVALVDGQPKLCNLKDLLDIFLQHRREVVTRRTVFELRKARERGHVLEGLAVALANIDEFIRIIRESPTPPVAKAELMARRWDSALVRQMLTRARADGTVVNADDYRPESLPRDVGLQADGLYALSETQAQEILQMRLQRLTGLEQDKIVAEYKDVMAQIDDLLDILARPERVTAIIADELRAIRAEFGQTKAGARRSQIEHDAQELDTEDLITPQDMVVTLSHAGYIKAQPLSEYRAQRRGGRGKQATATKEDDWIDQLFIANTHDWILCFSNRGRLYWLKVWEVPSGSRGSRGRPIVNMFPLAEGEKITVVLPLTGEFRRFPADHYVFMATAQGVVKKTALDEFSNPRKAGIIAVDLDEGDYLIGAALTDGAHDVMLFSDGGKAVRFDENDVRPMGRQARGVKGMALEEGQRVIAMLVAEDESQSVLTATENGYGKRTPITEYTRHGRGTKGMIAIQQSERNGKVVAATLVRPEDEIMLITDRGVLVRTRVAEIREMGRATQGVTLISLDEGDRLSGLQRIAENDDGGDDREAGDDGSRGPADADGGEA; encoded by the coding sequence ATGACCTCGTTTGCCAAAGAAACCCTCCCCGTCAGCCTCGAAGAGGAGATGCGCCGCAGCTACCTCGATTACGCGATGAGCGTGATCGTAGGGCGCGCGCTGCCCGATGCCCGCGACGGCCTCAAACCCGTGCACCGGCGTGTGCTGTACGCGATGCACGAGCTGGGCAACGACTGGAACCGCCCGTACAAAAAGTCGGCGCGCATCGTCGGCGACGTGATCGGTAAATACCACCCGCACGGCGACAGCGCGGTGTACGACACCATCGTGCGCATGGCGCAGGACTTCTCGCTGCGCCACATGCTCATCGATGGGCAGGGCAACTTCGGCTCGGTCGACGGCGACAACGCCGCGGCGATGCGCTACACCGAGATTCGCCTGGCCAAGATCGCGCACGAGATGCTGGCCGACATCGACAAGGAGACCGTCGACTTCGGCCCCAACTACGACGGCAGCGAGCGCGAGCCGCTGGTGCTGCCGACGCGGCTGCCCAACCTACTGGTCAACGGCAGTGCCGGCATCGCGGTGGGGATGGCGACCAACATCCCGCCGCACAACCTCAACGAGGTGGTGGACGCGTGCCTGCACCTGCTGGCGCACCCGGAGGCGACGGTGGACGACCTGATGGCGTTCATTCCGGCACCGGACTTCCCCACCGCCGGCATCATCTACGGTATCCAGGGCGTGCGCGAGGGCTACCGCACCGGGCGCGGGCGCGTCGTGATGCGGGCCAAGTGCCACTTCGAGGACATCGACCGCGGCCAGCGACAGGCGATCATCGTCGACGAGATCCCGTATCAGGTCAACAAGAAGGTGCTGCTGGAGCGCATCGCCGAGCTGGTGCGCGACAAGCGCATCGAGGGCATCAGCCACATCCAGGACGAGTCCGACAAGTCCGGGATGCGGGTGGTGATCGAGCTCAAGCGCGGCGAGGTGCCGGAGGTCGTGCTCAACAACCTCTACAAGCACACGCAGCTGCAAGACACCTTCGGCATCAACATGGTGGCGCTGGTCGATGGCCAGCCCAAGCTGTGCAACCTGAAGGACCTGCTGGACATCTTCCTGCAGCACCGGCGCGAGGTGGTCACACGCCGCACGGTGTTCGAGCTGCGCAAGGCGCGCGAGCGAGGTCATGTGCTCGAAGGCCTGGCGGTGGCGCTGGCCAATATCGACGAATTCATCCGCATCATCCGCGAAAGCCCCACCCCACCGGTGGCCAAGGCCGAGCTGATGGCGCGGCGCTGGGACAGCGCACTGGTGCGCCAGATGCTCACGCGCGCGCGCGCCGATGGCACCGTCGTCAACGCCGACGACTACCGGCCCGAGAGCCTGCCGCGCGACGTTGGGCTGCAGGCCGACGGGCTGTATGCGCTGTCCGAGACGCAGGCGCAGGAAATCCTGCAGATGCGGCTGCAACGCCTCACGGGTCTGGAGCAGGACAAGATCGTCGCCGAGTACAAGGACGTCATGGCGCAGATCGACGACCTGCTGGACATCCTCGCGCGCCCCGAGCGCGTGACGGCCATCATCGCCGACGAACTGCGTGCGATCCGCGCCGAGTTCGGTCAGACCAAAGCCGGGGCGCGCCGCAGCCAGATCGAACACGACGCGCAGGAGCTCGACACCGAGGACCTGATCACGCCGCAGGACATGGTGGTGACGCTGTCGCACGCCGGCTACATCAAGGCGCAGCCGCTGTCCGAATACCGCGCGCAGCGCCGCGGCGGCCGCGGCAAGCAGGCCACAGCGACGAAGGAAGACGACTGGATCGACCAGCTCTTCATCGCCAACACACACGACTGGATCCTGTGTTTTTCCAACCGCGGGCGGCTGTACTGGCTCAAGGTGTGGGAAGTGCCCTCCGGCTCGCGCGGCTCGCGCGGGCGCCCGATCGTCAACATGTTCCCGCTCGCCGAGGGCGAAAAGATCACCGTCGTGCTGCCGTTGACCGGCGAGTTCCGGCGCTTTCCGGCCGACCACTACGTGTTCATGGCCACCGCGCAGGGGGTGGTCAAAAAGACCGCACTGGATGAGTTTTCCAACCCGCGCAAGGCCGGCATCATCGCGGTCGACCTCGACGAGGGCGACTACCTGATCGGTGCCGCGCTGACCGACGGCGCGCACGACGTGATGCTGTTTTCCGACGGCGGCAAGGCGGTGCGCTTCGATGAAAACGACGTGCGCCCGATGGGACGACAGGCACGTGGCGTCAAGGGCATGGCGCTGGAAGAAGGCCAGCGCGTGATCGCGATGCTCGTGGCCGAGGACGAGTCGCAGAGCGTGCTGACCGCGACCGAGAACGGCTACGGCAAGCGCACGCCGATCACCGAATACACCCGGCACGGCCGCGGCACCAAGGGGATGATCGCGATCCAGCAGTCGGAGCGCAACGGCAAGGTCGTCGCGGCGACGCTCGTGCGACCGGAGGACGAAATCATGCTGATCACCGACCGTGGTGTGCTGGTGCGCACGCGCGTGGCGGAGATCCGCGAGATGGGCCGCGCGACCCAGGGCGTCACGCTCATCAGCCTGGACGAGGGCGACCGCCTGAGCGGCCTGCAGCGCATCGCCGAAAACGACGATGGCGGCGATGACCGCGAGGCGGGCGACGACGGCAGCCGCGGCCCGGCGGACGCGGACGGCGGGGAGGCCTGA
- the ompA gene encoding outer membrane protein OmpA, translating to MNKLTKIAALFATAAMASAAGAQTIDNWRNGTGDLVWKNGTNELCWRNSSWTPATAAKDCDGAIVPAPAPAPAPAPAPAPAAAPAPAPAPAPAPAPAAPAKVTYAADAFFDFDKAVLKPEGKARLDDLVEKVKGIKLEVVIAVGHTDSTGPEGYNQKLSVRRAEAVKAYLVSKGIDANRIYTEGKGETQPVADNRTREGRAKNRRVEIEVVGTR from the coding sequence ATGAACAAGCTCACCAAGATTGCTGCGCTGTTCGCGACGGCTGCCATGGCCTCCGCCGCAGGCGCCCAAACCATCGACAACTGGCGCAACGGCACCGGCGACCTGGTGTGGAAGAACGGGACCAACGAGCTGTGCTGGCGCAATTCGAGCTGGACGCCCGCGACCGCTGCCAAGGATTGCGACGGTGCCATTGTCCCGGCGCCCGCCCCGGCTCCGGCTCCGGCGCCTGCCCCGGCTCCGGCCGCTGCGCCGGCACCCGCACCCGCTCCGGCGCCCGCGCCCGCTCCGGCTGCGCCGGCCAAGGTGACCTACGCCGCCGACGCCTTCTTCGACTTCGACAAGGCTGTGCTCAAGCCCGAAGGCAAGGCGCGCCTGGATGACCTGGTCGAGAAGGTCAAGGGCATCAAGCTGGAGGTGGTGATCGCGGTTGGCCACACCGACTCCACCGGTCCGGAAGGCTACAACCAGAAGCTGTCGGTGCGCCGTGCCGAAGCGGTCAAGGCCTACCTGGTCAGCAAGGGCATCGACGCCAACCGCATCTACACCGAGGGCAAGGGTGAAACCCAGCCGGTGGCGGACAACCGCACGCGCGAAGGCCGCGCGAAGAACCGCCGCGTCGAAATCGAGGTGGTCGGCACCCGCTGA
- the ubiG gene encoding bifunctional 2-polyprenyl-6-hydroxyphenol methylase/3-demethylubiquinol 3-O-methyltransferase UbiG, with amino-acid sequence MDAPLNVDAAELAKFSELAHRWWDPDSEFRPLHQINPLRLGWIESVAGPLRGRAVLDVGCGGGILAEAMARQGAQVLGIDMADKPLKVAQLHALEHGVAGVRYRLVSAEQLAAEQPGQYDVVTCMEMLEHVPDPASVVAACATLVKPGGWVFFSTLNRNPKSFLFAIVGAEYVLRLLPRGTHEYGKFIRPSELAAFCRRAGLEVRATRGLTYNPLTRRYALTDDTSVNYLLATVKEAP; translated from the coding sequence ATGGATGCGCCTTTGAACGTCGACGCGGCCGAATTGGCCAAGTTTTCCGAACTGGCCCACCGCTGGTGGGATCCCGACAGCGAGTTTCGGCCGTTGCACCAGATCAACCCCCTGCGGCTGGGGTGGATCGAATCGGTGGCCGGCCCATTGCGCGGCCGTGCCGTGTTGGACGTCGGGTGCGGCGGCGGCATCTTGGCCGAGGCGATGGCGCGCCAGGGCGCACAGGTGCTGGGTATCGATATGGCCGACAAGCCGCTGAAGGTAGCGCAGCTGCACGCACTGGAGCATGGGGTGGCGGGCGTGCGCTACCGGCTCGTCAGCGCCGAGCAGCTGGCGGCCGAGCAGCCGGGCCAGTACGACGTGGTCACCTGCATGGAGATGCTGGAGCACGTGCCCGACCCTGCGTCCGTGGTGGCGGCCTGCGCGACCCTCGTCAAGCCCGGGGGCTGGGTTTTTTTCTCCACGCTCAACCGCAACCCGAAGTCCTTCCTGTTCGCGATCGTCGGGGCGGAATATGTGTTGCGCCTGTTGCCGCGCGGCACGCACGAGTACGGCAAGTTCATCCGCCCGAGTGAACTCGCGGCGTTTTGCCGCCGTGCCGGGTTGGAGGTCCGTGCCACGCGCGGCCTGACCTACAACCCCCTGACACGCCGCTATGCGCTGACCGACGACACCAGCGTCAACTATCTCCTGGCCACGGTCAAGGAGGCACCGTGA
- the gph gene encoding phosphoglycolate phosphatase (PGP is an essential enzyme in the glycolate salvage pathway in higher organisms (photorespiration in plants). Phosphoglycolate results from the oxidase activity of RubisCO in the Calvin cycle when concentrations of carbon dioxide are low relative to oxygen. This enzyme is a member of the Haloacid Dehalogenase (HAD) superfamily of aspartate-nucleophile hydrolase enzymes (PF00702).) yields MTRRTRFQAVLFDLDGTLVDSAPDLGDAANRMRERRGLPPLDEAYYRPRASSGARGMIEAAFGLTPDHPAFDAYKAEYLDTYGEVMTRRTRPFDGVESLIAALEDAGLPWGVVTNKIERFALPLTAALPLFRSAGTVIGGDTTPHPKPHPAPLLEAARRLGVEPAACVYVGDDERDIVAGRAAGMATVAARYGYLGVDADVATWGAEAIIDGPLDLLNFLELP; encoded by the coding sequence GTGACGCGCCGCACCCGGTTTCAGGCGGTGTTGTTCGACCTCGACGGAACGCTGGTCGACAGCGCCCCCGATTTGGGTGACGCGGCCAACCGCATGCGCGAGCGGCGCGGGTTGCCGCCGCTGGACGAGGCGTACTACCGGCCGCGGGCCAGCAGCGGCGCACGCGGCATGATCGAGGCGGCCTTCGGCCTCACGCCCGATCATCCCGCCTTTGACGCGTACAAAGCCGAATACCTGGACACCTACGGTGAGGTCATGACCCGCCGCACCCGACCTTTCGACGGGGTCGAATCGCTGATCGCGGCGTTGGAGGACGCGGGTCTGCCGTGGGGCGTGGTCACCAACAAGATCGAGCGCTTCGCCCTGCCGCTGACGGCGGCGCTGCCGCTGTTTCGCTCGGCGGGCACCGTGATCGGTGGCGACACGACGCCCCACCCGAAGCCGCACCCGGCGCCGCTGCTGGAGGCCGCCCGGCGGCTGGGTGTCGAACCGGCGGCGTGCGTCTACGTCGGCGACGACGAGCGCGACATCGTCGCCGGTCGGGCGGCGGGCATGGCCACCGTGGCGGCGCGCTACGGCTATCTCGGCGTCGACGCCGACGTGGCGACGTGGGGGGCAGAAGCGATCATCGACGGGCCGCTCGACCTCTTGAACTTTTTGGAATTGCCGTAA
- a CDS encoding helix-turn-helix domain-containing protein, which yields MATTQRKSRILDEMHETAQGLHRAGLISKRRMGEFDALCHLDVHEMPPQRIKSLREQARLSQAVFAAVLNTSVSTVQKWEVGDKKPSGPSLKLLNLIERKGLEAVL from the coding sequence ATGGCAACGACCCAACGTAAGAGTCGCATCCTGGACGAGATGCATGAGACCGCGCAGGGTCTGCACCGTGCTGGGCTTATCAGCAAACGGCGCATGGGCGAGTTTGATGCGCTTTGCCATCTCGACGTTCACGAGATGCCACCGCAGCGGATCAAATCGCTGCGCGAACAGGCTCGCCTCAGCCAGGCGGTCTTTGCCGCCGTGCTCAACACCAGCGTGTCCACGGTGCAGAAGTGGGAAGTGGGCGACAAGAAGCCGAGCGGCCCGTCCCTGAAGTTACTCAACCTGATCGAGCGCAAGGGTTTGGAAGCGGTACTGTAG
- a CDS encoding type II toxin-antitoxin system RelE/ParE family toxin, producing the protein MRRVFRTRTFTRWMRKTGLTDDALCAAVTEMAQGLIDADLGGHVVKKRIALPGQGKRGGARTLVATKLADRWFFLYGFGKNERTNIDLDELRVLQEVAKEFLAFDEHQLGTALAAGEIVEVCNGNDPT; encoded by the coding sequence ATGAGAAGAGTGTTCCGAACCCGGACATTCACCCGTTGGATGCGCAAGACCGGCTTGACCGACGACGCCCTGTGTGCAGCCGTTACCGAGATGGCCCAGGGACTCATCGACGCCGACCTGGGTGGCCATGTCGTGAAAAAGCGAATCGCGCTACCCGGGCAGGGTAAACGTGGTGGAGCACGGACCCTCGTGGCCACCAAGCTGGCGGACCGGTGGTTCTTCCTGTACGGGTTTGGCAAGAATGAACGGACCAATATCGACTTGGACGAACTGCGGGTGCTCCAAGAAGTGGCGAAGGAATTCCTGGCGTTCGATGAGCACCAATTGGGGACCGCGCTGGCGGCGGGTGAAATCGTGGAGGTGTGCAATGGCAACGACCCAACGTAA
- a CDS encoding TMEM165/GDT1 family protein, with protein sequence MEALWVSTGVVALAEIGDKTQLLAFLLAARFKKPAPIIAGILLATLLNHGLAGALGAWIVAHVSPDILRWALGLSFIAMAVWTLIPDRVEEDEVSIAQRFGVFGATLVTFFLAEMGDKTQVATVAMAVHYAAPLMVVVGTTFGMLIADVPAVFVGDRLSQRLPMRWVRGAAAAVFAALGGMTLLGAGSALGV encoded by the coding sequence ATGGAAGCTTTGTGGGTCTCGACGGGCGTCGTCGCCCTGGCCGAAATCGGCGACAAGACGCAGCTGCTGGCGTTTCTGCTCGCGGCGCGGTTCAAGAAACCCGCCCCGATCATCGCGGGCATTCTGTTGGCGACACTCCTCAACCACGGATTGGCCGGGGCGCTGGGGGCCTGGATCGTCGCGCACGTCAGCCCGGACATTCTGCGCTGGGCGCTCGGGTTGTCGTTCATCGCGATGGCGGTGTGGACGCTGATACCCGATCGCGTCGAGGAGGACGAGGTGTCGATCGCCCAGCGCTTCGGCGTCTTCGGGGCGACGCTGGTGACGTTTTTCCTCGCGGAGATGGGCGACAAAACGCAGGTCGCGACGGTGGCGATGGCGGTGCACTACGCGGCTCCGCTGATGGTGGTGGTGGGCACGACCTTCGGGATGCTGATCGCCGATGTGCCCGCGGTATTCGTTGGCGACCGCCTGTCCCAGCGCCTCCCGATGCGCTGGGTACGGGGGGCGGCGGCCGCGGTGTTCGCCGCGCTGGGGGGGATGACGCTGCTCGGGGCCGGATCGGCGCTGGGCGTTTGA
- a CDS encoding Mpo1 family 2-hydroxy fatty acid dioxygenase produces the protein MPSPLRSATDLLCQYAAYHRDRRNIATHFVGIPMIVFAVAVLLSRPTWTVGGLPLAPIHLLWAASTLWYLTRGAPALGAATSAVNGLLVAAALPLAALPTATWAAWGVGLFLVGWVIQFIGHRYEGRKPAFVDDLVGLLVGPMFVVAEAMFALGWNPSLQATITERAGPLRTGHRPAHS, from the coding sequence ATGCCATCGCCCCTGCGCAGTGCCACCGACCTGCTGTGCCAGTACGCGGCGTACCACCGCGACCGCCGCAACATCGCCACGCACTTCGTCGGTATCCCGATGATCGTGTTCGCCGTAGCCGTGTTGCTGTCGCGGCCCACGTGGACCGTCGGCGGACTCCCCCTCGCACCGATCCACCTGCTGTGGGCCGCCTCGACGCTGTGGTACCTGACGCGCGGCGCGCCCGCCCTTGGCGCGGCCACCAGCGCGGTCAACGGCCTGCTCGTCGCCGCGGCCCTGCCGCTGGCCGCGCTGCCCACCGCGACGTGGGCCGCCTGGGGCGTCGGGCTGTTCCTCGTCGGCTGGGTCATCCAGTTCATCGGCCACCGGTATGAGGGGCGCAAACCCGCGTTCGTCGACGATCTCGTTGGCCTGCTCGTCGGCCCGATGTTCGTGGTCGCGGAGGCGATGTTCGCCCTCGGCTGGAACCCGTCCCTGCAGGCCACGATCACCGAGCGCGCGGGGCCGCTGCGCACCGGGCACCGGCCCGCGCACAGCTGA
- a CDS encoding MBL fold metallo-hydrolase, which produces MANIRWSRRRWLQAVAGAGVMGAGLAAVPEVRLFAQQLQDFIEGPPVPDIKPERLTAHVWQIYAQDGFPTPENRGVMANVVFVVTSAGVVVLDSGCSLQHGEMAIRMIRTVTDKPVVAIFNSHYHGDHWLGNHAFVKTFGEALPIYALPHTIEQIKGAEGNLWRSLMERWTNQATMGTQVVAPNRAVQHGQTFTFGDVTLRMHHYGKAHTPSDLCVEVVQDRFTYVGDIAMENRIANIDDGSYPGTFKYYDALQQAAGEQIWWPGHGRGSKTLLKDYGTFLRGIWEPCVQAVKDGVPLERAKELVLKDPRVAARAKGMAGFDSNIGKYTSLAYLEAERELF; this is translated from the coding sequence ATGGCGAATATTCGTTGGTCTCGGCGGCGCTGGCTGCAGGCGGTGGCCGGTGCCGGGGTGATGGGGGCGGGCCTGGCCGCCGTCCCGGAGGTGCGGCTCTTTGCGCAGCAGTTGCAGGATTTCATCGAGGGCCCGCCGGTGCCCGACATCAAGCCGGAGCGCCTGACGGCCCACGTGTGGCAGATCTACGCGCAGGACGGTTTCCCGACACCGGAAAACCGCGGGGTCATGGCCAACGTGGTGTTCGTCGTGACGTCCGCCGGGGTGGTGGTGCTCGATTCCGGCTGCTCGCTGCAGCACGGCGAGATGGCGATCCGCATGATCCGCACCGTGACCGACAAGCCGGTGGTGGCGATCTTCAACAGCCACTACCACGGCGACCACTGGCTGGGCAACCATGCGTTCGTCAAGACCTTCGGCGAGGCGCTACCAATTTACGCGCTGCCGCACACGATCGAGCAGATCAAGGGGGCCGAAGGCAACCTGTGGCGCAGCCTGATGGAGCGTTGGACCAACCAGGCGACGATGGGTACGCAGGTGGTGGCACCCAACCGCGCGGTGCAGCACGGACAGACGTTCACGTTTGGCGACGTCACGCTGCGCATGCACCACTACGGCAAGGCGCACACGCCGTCGGACCTGTGCGTTGAGGTGGTGCAGGACCGCTTCACCTACGTCGGCGACATCGCGATGGAGAACCGCATCGCCAACATCGACGATGGCTCTTACCCGGGAACCTTCAAGTACTACGACGCGCTGCAGCAGGCGGCGGGTGAGCAGATCTGGTGGCCCGGTCACGGGCGCGGCAGCAAGACGCTGCTGAAGGACTATGGCACATTTTTGCGCGGCATCTGGGAGCCGTGCGTGCAGGCGGTCAAGGACGGCGTGCCGCTCGAGCGCGCGAAGGAGCTGGTGCTGAAGGACCCGCGCGTCGCCGCCCGCGCCAAAGGCATGGCGGGGTTCGACTCCAACATCGGCAAATACACGAGCCTCGCGTACCTGGAGGCCGAGCGTGAGCTGTTCTGA